Proteins from a genomic interval of Narcine bancroftii isolate sNarBan1 chromosome 12, sNarBan1.hap1, whole genome shotgun sequence:
- the uqcr10 gene encoding cytochrome b-c1 complex subunit 9, whose amino-acid sequence MVLVRLAYNLLFRRTSTFALTIVVGALVFKRVFDQVGDTIFERINDVKLWKHIKHKYETNGNE is encoded by the coding sequence ATGGTGCTGGTGCGGCTGGCCTACAACCTGCTCTTCAGGAGGACCTCCACCTTTGCGCTTACCATTGTGGTGGGTGCTTTGGTCTTCAAGAGGGTTTTCGACCAGGTCGGAGACACAATCTTTGAGCGCATCAACGACGTGAAACTCTGGAAACACATCAAACACAAATATGAAACCAATGGGAATGAATGA